One genomic segment of [Phormidium] sp. ETS-05 includes these proteins:
- the rpmF gene encoding 50S ribosomal protein L32, with the protein MAVPKKKTSKTKRDQRKAKWKQKAALQAQKALSLGKSILTGRAKGFVYPSNEEDEDEEG; encoded by the coding sequence ATGGCCGTCCCAAAGAAGAAAACCTCTAAAACCAAGCGCGACCAGCGCAAAGCTAAGTGGAAGCAGAAGGCTGCCCTGCAAGCCCAGAAGGCTCTGTCCCTTGGCAAGTCGATTTTGACTGGGCGCGCTAAGGGGTTTGTGTATCCTTCTAATGAAGAAGACGAAGACGAAGAGGGTTAA
- a CDS encoding Hsp20/alpha crystallin family protein, producing MPLIRWEPFREVEALQREMNRLFDSLSNGESASTFFPAAEIHETPEAIQLRLEVPGMEAKDIDLEVSAEAVSISGERKSQTTTEEKGFSRTEFRYGSFRRVIPLPARIQNTNVTAEYKDGILNLTLPKAEEEKHKVVKVNIS from the coding sequence ATGCCACTTATTCGTTGGGAACCATTCCGAGAAGTAGAAGCCTTACAGCGGGAGATGAACCGCTTATTTGATAGTTTAAGCAATGGCGAAAGTGCCAGCACCTTTTTCCCCGCTGCGGAAATCCACGAAACCCCCGAAGCTATCCAACTACGTTTGGAAGTTCCGGGAATGGAAGCCAAAGATATCGACCTAGAAGTAAGCGCGGAAGCTGTATCTATCAGCGGTGAGCGTAAATCTCAAACCACTACTGAAGAAAAAGGTTTTTCTCGTACTGAATTCCGCTATGGGAGTTTCCGTCGGGTGATTCCATTACCAGCTCGGATTCAAAATACCAATGTAACTGCCGAATACAAAGATGGTATCCTAAATCTCACTCTGCCTAAAGCGGAAGAAGAAAAACACAAGGTAGTCAAAGTTAATATCAGCTAA
- a CDS encoding response regulator transcription factor, whose protein sequence is MTMKRILVIEDEQHLLRNILKILNAEGFQAIGAENGKAGLEAAIKEQPDLIVCDVMMPEMDGYQVLGAIQNNPKTALIPFIFLSAKAERTHQRLGINLGADDYLTKPFDADELIAAIYGRFKKQEIWQSRMMALSETLTKMEKLLSARERATTGFATEFRGSITNINLALSMLASDASATPKEAYIKILKAEFEREIGLLNQMSRLQEVLTPDNVDLLMQFNLLHTKNGE, encoded by the coding sequence ATGACGATGAAGAGAATTCTCGTAATTGAAGACGAGCAGCACCTGTTGCGGAATATTCTAAAAATTCTCAATGCTGAGGGGTTTCAAGCCATTGGCGCAGAGAATGGTAAAGCCGGACTAGAAGCGGCAATTAAAGAACAGCCAGATTTAATAGTTTGTGACGTGATGATGCCAGAAATGGATGGTTATCAAGTTTTGGGGGCTATTCAAAATAACCCCAAAACTGCCCTGATTCCCTTTATATTTCTGAGTGCGAAAGCTGAACGCACTCATCAGCGGTTGGGCATCAATCTCGGCGCCGATGATTATTTGACTAAACCCTTTGATGCGGATGAGCTGATAGCGGCAATATATGGCCGGTTTAAAAAACAAGAAATCTGGCAATCCCGGATGATGGCTCTTTCGGAAACATTGACAAAAATGGAAAAACTGCTCTCGGCGAGAGAGCGAGCAACTACCGGGTTCGCAACCGAATTTCGTGGCTCTATTACTAATATCAATCTCGCTCTGAGTATGCTAGCATCCGATGCCAGCGCCACTCCGAAAGAAGCCTACATAAAAATCTTGAAGGCCGAGTTTGAACGAGAAATTGGTTTACTCAATCAAATGAGTCGCTTGCAGGAAGTTCTAACCCCAGACAATGTAGATTTGCTGATGCAATTTAATTTATTACATACAAAAAACGGCGAATAA
- a CDS encoding PAS domain S-box protein, with amino-acid sequence MQATGQIQEYGQLFYAIFNTISEAIIIANDEAICVEANPAALNLLGVNRSQLIGRFLSEFTEPGWDFRSLWRTVEPLNQQRTTGEIILRRPDGTSRQKPRFSTNSAGGRIDSPSETRFLAFDATANFIPGLHMTIFRDITESKQTEITLEESQRLFQHMTEISPNFIYMYDLIKNCNVYANSQCQEIIGLTVEEIQAMGAEFLPTMMHPEDAGRLPEMVQRFFTAKDGEILESEFRIKAAGGKWIWLGCREVVFSRSPNGFPAQILGSAQDITAIKEAQEALKKANAELEKRVEERTALLTEANAQLRQEIKERRQIEASLRESEARFRAIFEQAAVGIARCGLDGNIIAINQKFADILGYERGEIIGKYHKEITLNEDLMREEKHKISLLAEAIDYFSIEKRYIHQNGEHIWVKLTVSLERDASGQASSLIGIVEDISVEKQVQAALEKSEGRYRSLVSAMSEGVVFQDAKGKIITCNQAALNILGLSLTEILGSTSFDSSWRAIREDGMPFPGEEHPAMVTLRTGQPCSNVIMGLEKSDGAIVWISINSEPVLSPDGNLDGVVTSFTNITKRKLDENILRRQEAQLEAIVNNIYDALLIVDADGIIRFVNPAAMNLFARDRDLLISQKLGLPLSDTAEISIVQPSGETRVGEMKVTSVDWEGENAFLISLRDITQRRQAELKLRQTSARLEYLLSSSPSVIYTCPSDSLEFCTFISDNVRELTGYQPESFLTEPDFWATHIHPEDAPNVFAQLHQLANLGHLTLEYRFLCQDNKYRWLRDEVKLLLEPRTDTGECIGSLIDITTAKLAEEEVIKALELERELTELKSRFISMTSHEFRTPLAVIKSSAQILHRYDFPREDQLEEIEQILSSVDRMTQLLEDVLFLGKAEAGKMGFNPTRFDLREFCQTLCQQIQASQSVNLNLSLGCEIDCGYTHVTMDEKRLWQILSNLLSNAIKYSPEGGEVNLTVTCQGEKVIFEISDQGIGIPPSDQAHLFESFHRGGNVGAIPGTGLGLAIVKKSVDLHRGTITCTSSVGMGTKFTVTLPLHAGNDDEENSRN; translated from the coding sequence ATGCAGGCAACAGGACAAATTCAAGAGTATGGTCAGTTATTTTATGCTATATTCAATACCATTAGTGAGGCGATTATTATTGCTAACGATGAGGCTATTTGCGTAGAAGCCAATCCGGCGGCATTAAATCTTTTAGGAGTTAACCGCTCCCAACTCATCGGACGTTTTCTAAGTGAATTTACGGAACCGGGCTGGGATTTTCGCTCTTTATGGCGGACGGTAGAACCACTAAACCAGCAAAGAACCACCGGAGAAATCATCCTGCGGCGTCCCGATGGCACTTCTCGTCAGAAACCGCGTTTCTCAACCAATTCTGCTGGTGGGAGAATTGATTCTCCCTCAGAAACCCGGTTTCTCGCATTTGATGCTACAGCAAACTTTATACCGGGACTGCACATGACAATATTCCGAGATATCACTGAATCAAAGCAAACAGAAATCACCTTGGAGGAAAGTCAGCGCTTGTTCCAGCATATGACGGAAATTTCCCCTAATTTTATTTATATGTATGATTTAATAAAAAATTGCAATGTCTATGCCAACTCTCAATGTCAGGAAATTATCGGGTTGACGGTGGAGGAAATCCAGGCGATGGGGGCGGAGTTTCTCCCGACAATGATGCACCCAGAAGATGCAGGCAGACTTCCGGAGATGGTGCAGCGCTTTTTCACAGCCAAAGATGGGGAGATTTTAGAAAGCGAATTTCGCATCAAAGCGGCGGGGGGAAAATGGATCTGGTTGGGTTGTCGGGAAGTGGTATTTAGCCGCAGTCCTAACGGTTTCCCGGCACAAATTCTCGGAAGTGCCCAAGATATTACCGCCATTAAAGAAGCACAAGAAGCGCTAAAAAAGGCCAACGCCGAGTTAGAAAAGCGAGTAGAAGAGCGGACGGCGCTATTAACCGAGGCGAATGCCCAACTGCGGCAAGAAATTAAAGAGCGACGACAAATAGAAGCATCACTGCGAGAGAGCGAAGCCCGGTTTCGGGCAATTTTTGAGCAAGCAGCGGTGGGAATTGCCCGCTGTGGTTTAGATGGGAATATTATCGCGATTAACCAAAAGTTTGCCGATATTCTTGGGTATGAGCGGGGAGAAATTATCGGAAAATATCATAAAGAAATCACCCTCAATGAGGATTTGATGAGGGAAGAGAAGCATAAAATATCGCTGCTGGCTGAGGCAATTGACTATTTTTCTATAGAAAAGCGCTACATTCATCAAAATGGAGAACATATTTGGGTAAAATTGACAGTTTCTTTAGAGCGAGATGCCAGCGGTCAAGCCAGTTCCTTGATTGGCATTGTTGAAGACATCAGCGTGGAAAAGCAAGTGCAAGCGGCGCTGGAGAAATCAGAAGGACGCTATCGCTCCCTGGTTAGCGCTATGTCTGAGGGGGTAGTTTTCCAAGACGCCAAGGGAAAAATTATCACCTGCAACCAAGCAGCACTCAATATATTGGGATTGTCTTTAACGGAAATCCTGGGTAGCACATCCTTTGACTCCTCATGGCGAGCAATTCGGGAAGATGGAATGCCTTTTCCGGGAGAGGAACACCCGGCGATGGTGACGCTACGCACGGGGCAACCTTGCAGTAATGTGATTATGGGACTTGAGAAATCCGATGGTGCGATCGTGTGGATTTCGATTAACTCCGAACCGGTACTTTCTCCAGATGGGAACCTGGATGGGGTGGTAACATCGTTTACCAATATCACCAAACGGAAACTTGACGAAAATATCTTGCGCCGCCAAGAAGCGCAGCTCGAGGCGATCGTCAACAATATCTATGATGCGCTGTTAATTGTGGATGCTGATGGCATCATCCGATTTGTCAACCCCGCCGCCATGAATTTATTTGCCCGCGATCGCGATTTACTCATTAGCCAAAAGTTGGGTTTGCCCCTCAGCGATACTGCCGAAATTTCCATCGTCCAACCCTCTGGAGAAACCCGGGTTGGGGAGATGAAGGTGACATCGGTGGACTGGGAGGGGGAGAATGCTTTTCTGATTTCATTACGAGATATCACCCAACGCCGACAAGCCGAATTAAAGCTCCGCCAAACGAGCGCTCGCTTGGAATACCTGTTGTCCTCAAGCCCCTCGGTGATTTATACCTGTCCTTCGGATAGTCTGGAATTTTGCACCTTCATCAGCGACAATGTGCGAGAACTCACGGGCTACCAACCAGAAAGTTTCTTAACCGAACCGGATTTCTGGGCAACTCACATCCATCCCGAAGATGCTCCGAATGTCTTCGCTCAGTTGCACCAGCTAGCAAACCTAGGACATCTGACCCTAGAATATCGATTTTTATGTCAAGACAACAAATATCGCTGGCTGCGAGACGAAGTGAAATTGCTCCTAGAGCCTAGGACCGATACCGGCGAATGTATCGGTTCCTTGATTGACATCACCACCGCCAAACTCGCCGAAGAGGAAGTCATCAAGGCTCTGGAGCTGGAAAGAGAACTGACAGAACTCAAATCTCGCTTCATCTCCATGACCTCCCACGAATTCCGCACCCCCCTGGCGGTGATTAAATCCTCCGCGCAGATTCTCCACCGCTACGACTTCCCTCGGGAGGACCAGCTAGAGGAAATAGAGCAGATTCTCTCCTCTGTGGACCGGATGACGCAGTTACTAGAAGATGTCCTCTTTCTCGGTAAAGCCGAAGCCGGTAAAATGGGATTCAACCCCACCCGCTTTGATTTGAGAGAGTTTTGCCAAACTTTATGCCAGCAAATCCAGGCCAGCCAGTCAGTTAACTTAAATTTATCTCTCGGCTGTGAGATTGATTGCGGATATACCCATGTTACAATGGATGAAAAGCGCTTATGGCAAATTCTCAGTAATTTGCTCTCCAATGCCATCAAGTATTCTCCCGAAGGTGGAGAAGTCAATTTGACCGTGACTTGCCAAGGTGAAAAGGTGATTTTCGAGATTTCAGACCAAGGCATCGGGATTCCCCCCTCAGACCAAGCACACTTGTTTGAATCATTCCATCGCGGCGGTAATGTTGGGGCTATTCCTGGCACGGGATTGGGGTTAGCGATTGTGAAAAAGTCCGTAGATTTACATAGAGGCACCATAACCTGTACCAGCTCGGTTGGTATGGGCACCAAATTTACAGTAACTTTACCCTTACACGCGGGAAATGACGATGAAGAGAATTCTCGTAATTGA
- a CDS encoding Uma2 family endonuclease — MVFTLQLRQIEVQPGQHLTLREITWDNFEAILRDLGEHRATRVAYYQGCLEIKMPLPEHEKAKILIGEFVKILLDELGLDWEPYGSTTFKRREMAVGIEPDDCFYIQNAARMVGKQRVDLATDPPPDLAIEVDVTSTTQIDAYAALGVPELWRYSDGKLEIFVFQSGVYLPVETSPTFPNLPVIEGILEFLKIGATAGATAARRGFRQWLRSSVGGNDL, encoded by the coding sequence ATGGTATTTACACTGCAATTGCGCCAAATTGAAGTCCAACCAGGTCAACACCTGACTCTGCGGGAAATTACCTGGGATAATTTTGAAGCAATTTTAAGAGACTTGGGCGAACATCGCGCCACCAGAGTTGCTTACTATCAAGGTTGTTTGGAGATTAAAATGCCACTGCCAGAACATGAAAAAGCCAAAATATTGATTGGAGAGTTTGTGAAAATCTTGCTCGATGAATTGGGTTTAGACTGGGAGCCTTATGGATCCACCACCTTTAAGCGGCGAGAAATGGCTGTAGGCATAGAGCCAGACGACTGTTTTTACATCCAAAATGCAGCGCGGATGGTGGGCAAGCAACGGGTAGATTTAGCCACTGACCCACCCCCAGATTTAGCCATTGAAGTCGATGTTACTTCCACAACTCAGATTGATGCTTATGCAGCGCTGGGAGTACCGGAACTGTGGCGCTATAGCGATGGCAAACTGGAAATATTTGTTTTCCAGTCGGGAGTTTATTTACCGGTAGAAACCAGCCCCACATTCCCCAATTTACCTGTGATAGAGGGGATTTTGGAGTTTTTAAAAATCGGGGCAACGGCGGGAGCAACGGCGGCTAGGCGGGGGTTTCGCCAGTGGTTACGCTCTTCTGTTGGGGGTAATGATTTGTAG